From Canis lupus dingo isolate Sandy chromosome 24, ASM325472v2, whole genome shotgun sequence, a single genomic window includes:
- the SIGLEC1 gene encoding sialoadhesin isoform X1: MDFLLQLLQLVSFISAGLASWGVSSPQDVKGVKGSCLIIPCVFSFPADVKVTNGITAIWYYDYSGNRQVVSHSENPKLVEAQFRGRAQFLGHTEHKMCTLLLKDLRPEDSGSYNFRFEISDTNRWSDVKGTVVTVTETPETPTIASAAELHEGTEAYFNCSTPYACPEEHISLQWQGQDPSRSVTSSFQNLKPTGISHLGTLHMALSWQDHGRTLQCELSVAKQKTQGKIHLQVQYAPKGVEILLSPSGRNILPGDLVILTCQVNSSYPEVSFVQWTKDGTQLQVQGRMLKLSQATLGDAGIYTCQAGNAVGSSVSPPISLHIFMAEVQVSPAGLILENQTVTLTCKLPKEAPSELRYSWYKNHVLLEDAHSHILQLRSATRADTGFYFCEVHNAYGRERSGPVSVVVSYPPLTPDLTAFLETQEGLVGIFHCSVVSEPLATLVLSHNGLVLASTQGEGDHSSRFSVFSTPNSLNLEIRNLGPADSGEYTCSATNSLGNSSSTLGFHAKVAHLLISPAAEVVEGQGVTLSCRSGLSPTPDIRFSWYRNGALLHQGPHSSLQLTAASSTDAGSYHCQAEDGHTASGPSSPAILTVLYAPRQPTFTAQLDPNASGVGARRQGLLLCRVDSNPPAQLRLLHRDHVVASSLPLGCGGCSQRLKVTRAPNLLRLEIGEPVLEDEGVYLCEASNALGNTSASANFDAQATTLVITPSHTLPEGTGANLTCSVSREASGPANFSWFRNGALWTQGPLETVTLLPVARTDAAVYACRILTEAETQLSTPVVLSVLYPPDPPKLSALLDVGQGHMVVFICTVDSRPLAQLALFHEERLLATSLGPLLSLRGRLQVKVSANFLQLEVRDLSLGDSGSYRCEATNVLGSTNTSLFFQVREAWVQVSPSPELREGQAVVLSCQVPPGVLEGTSYLWYQDGQPLPESNSATLRFAAITLSQAGAYHCRAQAPGSATMSLAAPVSLHVSYAPRQATLTTLMDTGPRRLGLLLCRVKSDPPAHLRLLHGHHLMASTLQGVGELASSSPRLQVTVARNTLRLEIHDVVLEDEGVYTCQANNTLGQASASATFDAQAVSVHVWPKAIVQEGQLVNLTCLVWTTNLTQPTYTWYRDGQQRPGALSILLPNVTVMDAASYRCGVVRPGQAPHLSRPVTLDVLYAPRSLRLTYLLESRGGRLAQVLCTVDSRPPAQLALSHAGRLLASSTTASVPNTLRLELWEPGPRDEGLYSCSAHSPLGQANTSLDLQLEGVQVTLAPSAAVPEGTPITVTCEDPVARPPCLYTWYHNSRWLQEGPAASLSFPAATRAHAGAYSCQVQDAQGTRSSRPIALQVHYAPQGVILSSFRDSRLSPMAVLQCTVDSEPPAELALSLNGKVLATSHEVHGLASGTGYVQVARNALRLQVPDASSGDKDTYVCTAHNFLGSVSTTGQLQAEGVRVVAEPGLDMPEGAPLNLSCQLPGGPVPTGNSTFTWFWNGQRLDVEPVATLAFAHVARAQAGLYHCQAELPSGASVSAPVLLRVLYPPKTPTMTVFVEPDSGIQGILDCRVDSEPLASLSLHLGSRLVASSQPWGAPAEPHIHVTATANALRVDMEELRPSDQGEYVCSASNALGSASASTYFGTRALYRLSLFQKLVWFLGLLVGLLFLLLGLGAFYTWRRHFRKLNMGENLVEMTSQKETMQEEEVTRISDDLGLVNKAALSPDCLCESNSTSSDFL, encoded by the exons ATGGACTTCCTGCTCCAGCTTCTCCAGTTGGTCTCATTTATCTCGGCAG GCCTGGCCTCATGGGGTGTCTCCAGTCCCCAGGATGTGAAGGGCGTGAAGGGGTCCTGCCTCATCATCCCCTGTGTCTTCAGTTTCCCGGCTGACGTGAAAGTGACCAATGGCATCACAGCCATCTGGTACTACGACTACTCGGGCAACCGGCAGGTGGTGAGCCATTCGGAGAACCCCAAGCTGGTGGAGGCACAGTTTCGTGGCCGTGCCCAGTTCCTGGGGCACACGGAGCACAAGATGTGTACCCTGCTGCTGAAGGACCTGCGGCCTGAGGATTCGGGCTCCTACAACTTCCGTTTTGAGATCAGTGACACCAACCGCTGGTCTGATGTTAAAGGCACTGTGGTCACTGTGACAG AGACGCCCGAGACACCCACCATTGCCTCGGCGGCAGAGCTTCATGAAGGCACAGAGGCCTACTTCAACTGCTCCACTCCCTACGCCTGCCCGGAGGAGCACATCAGCCTGCAGTGGCAAGGCCAGGACCCCTCACGCTCGGTCACCTCCAGCTTCCAGAATCTCAAGCCCACAGGCATCAGCCACCTGGGGACCCTCCATATGGCCCTGTCCTGGCAGGACCACGGCCGGACCCTACAGTGCGAACTCTCAGTGGCCAAGCAGAAGACTCAGGGCAAGATTCACCTCCAAGTGCAGT ATGCCCCTAAGGGCGTGGAGATCCTTCTCAGCCCCTCAGGGCGGAACATCCTTCCAGGCGATCTGGTCATACTCACCTGCCAGGTGAACAGCAGCTACCCTGAGGTCAGTTTTGTGCAGTGGACCAAGGATGGGACGCAGCTCCAAGTCCAGGGTCGTATGCTGAAGTTGTCCCAGGCAACCCTGGGCGATGCTGGTATCTACACCTGCCAAGCTGGAAATGCCGTGGGCTCCTCAGTCTCACCCCCCATCAGCCTCCACATCTTCA TGGCTGAGGTCCAAGTGAGCCCAGCAGGCCTTATCCTAGAGAACCAGACAGTGACATTGACCTGCAAATTGCCCAAAGAAGCACCCAGCGAGCTGCGCTATAGCTGGTACAAGAACCACGTCTTGCTGGAGGATGCCCACAGCCACATTCTGCAGCTGCGCTCAGCCACCAGGGCCGATACTGGCTTCTACTTCTGTGAGGTGCATAATGCCTATGGCAGAGAGCGCTCCGGCCCTGTCAGTGTGGTGGTCAGCT ACCCACCCCTTACCCCGGATCTAACTGCcttcctggagacacaggagggGCTAGTTGGCATCTTTCATTGCTCGGTGGTCAGCGAGCCCCTCGCCACCCTGGTGCTGTCACACAATGGCCTTGTCCTGGCCTCCACCCAAGGGGAGGGTGACCACAGCTCACGCTTCAGTGTCTTCTCCACCCCTAACTCCCTGAATCTGGAGATCCGAAACCTGGGGCCAGCTGACAGTGGGGAATATACATGCTCCGCCACCAACTCCCTTGGGAATTCATCCTCTACCCTGGGCTTCCATGCTAAAG TGGCCCACCTTCTCATCAGCCCTGCAGCAGAGGTGGTAGAAGGACAAGGAGTGACACTGAGCTGCAGGAGTGGTCTCAGCCCGACGCCTGACATCCGCTTCTCTTGGTACCGGAACGGAGCTCTGCTTCACCAGGGGCCCCACAGCAGCCTTCAGCTCACGGCGGCCTCCAGCACCGATGCCGGCTCTTACCATTGTCAGGCCGAGGATGGCCACACTGCCAGCGGCCCCTCCTCACCTGCCATCCTCACCGTGCTCT ATGCCCCACGCCAGCCCACGTTCACTGCTCAGCTGGACCCCAATGCCTCAGGAGTTGGGGCTAGACGTCAAGGGCTACTCTTGTGCCGTGTGGACAGCAACCCCCCAGCCCAGCTGCGGCTACTCCACAGGGACCACGTTGTGGCCTCTTCCCTGCCATTGGGCTGTGGGGGCTGTTCCCAGCGGCTAAAGGTTACCAGAGCCCCCAACCTGCTGCGTCTGGAAATTGGTGAGCCGGTGCTGGAGGATGAGGGTGTGTACCTGTGTGAGGCCAGCAATGCCCTGGGCAACACCTCTGCCTCTGCAAACTTCGATGCCCAGG CCACCACCCTGGTCATCACGCCATCACACACGCTGCCGGAGGGCACTGGAGCCAACCTGACTTGTAGTGTGAGCCGGGAAGCCAGTGGCCCTGCCAACTTCTCCTGGTTCCGGAATGGGGCCCTGTGGACCCAGGGCCCCCTGGAGACTGTGACGCTGCTGCCTGTGGCCAGAACAGATGCTGCCGTCTACGCCTGCCGCATCCTCACAGAGGCTGAGACCCAGCTCTCCACCCCGGTGGTCCTGAGTGTGCTCT ATCCCCCTGACCCTCCAAAGCTGTCAGCCCTCCTGGACGTGGGCCAGGGTCACATGGTAGTGTTCATCTGCACTGTGGACAGTCGCCCTCTGGCCCAGCTGGCCCTGTTCCATGAGGAGCGCCTCCTGGCCACCAGCCTGGGGCCCCTGCTCTCCCTCCGTGGCCGCCTCCAGGTCAAAGTCTCAGCCAACTTCCTGCAGCTAGAAGTCCGAGACTTGAGCCTTGGGGACTCTGGAAGCTACCGCTGTGAGGCCACAAATGTCCTTGGATCCACCAAcacctctctcttctttcaggtCCGAG AAGCCTGGGTCCAGGTGTCCCCATCACCTGAGCTCCGGGAGGGCCAGGCTGTGGTCTTGAgctgccaggtgcccccaggggtCCTGGAGGGGACTTCATACCTCTGGTATCAGGATGGCCAACCCCTCCCAGAGTCGAACTCGGCCACACTACGCTTTGCAGCCATTACTTTGAGCCAGGCTGGGGCCTACCATTGCCgagcccaggctccaggctcagccacCATGAGCCTGGCCGCTCCTGTCAGCCTCCACGTGTCCT ATGCCCCTCGCCAGGCCACGCTTACCACCCTGATGGACACAGGCCCCAGGCGACTGGGCCTCCTCCTGTGCCGTGTGAAGAGTGACCCTCCAGCTCACCTACGACTGCTCCACGGGCACCACCTCATGGCCTCCACCCTACAAGGTGTGGGGGAGCTTGCAAGTAGCTCTCCCCGGCTGCAGGTGACTGTGGCCCGCAACACACTTCGCTTGGAGATCCATGATGTAGTGTTGGAGGATGAGGGCGTCTACACCTGCCAGGCCAACAATACCTTGGGCCAGGCCTCAGCCTCTGCCACCTTCGATGCCCAGG ctgtgagtgtgcatgtgtggccCAAGGCCATCGTGCAGGAGGGGCAGCTGGTGAACCTGACCTGCCTTGTGTGGACCACCAACCTGACCCAGCCCACCTACACCTGGTACCGTGATGGGCAGCAGCGCCCAGGTGCCCTCTCCATCCTTCTGCCCAATGTCACAGTCATGGATGCTGCCTCCTACCGCTGTGGTGTGGTGAGGCCTGGCCAGGCACCCCACCTCTCCAGACCTGTCACTCTGGATGTCCTCT ATGCACCCCGCAGCCTGCGCCTCACCTACCTCCTAGAGAGCCGTGGTGGACGGCTGGCCCAGGTACTGTGCACTGTGGACAGCCGCCCACCTGCTCAGCTGGCCCTCAGCCATGCTGGCCGCCTCCTGGCCTCCTCGACCACGGCTTCTGTCCCCAACACCCTGCGCCTGGAGTTGTGGGAGCCTGGGCCCCGTGACGAGGGTCTCTACAGCTGCTCTGCCCACAGTCCACTGGGCCAGGCCAATACATCCCTGGATCTGCAGCTAGAGG GTGTGCAGGTGACCCTGGCTCCATCAGCCGCTGTGCCCGAGGGAACCCCCATCACGGTGACCTGTGAAGACCCTGTTGCCCGCCCGCCCTGTCTCTACACCTGGTACCACAACAGCCGCTGGCTGCAGGAGGGGCCAGCCGCCTCTCTCTCGTTCCCGGCAGCCACACGGGCTCACGCAGGTGCCTACTCCTGCCAGGTCCAGGATGCTCAGGGCACTCGCAGCTCCCGGCCCATAGCCCTGCAAGTCCACT atgcccctcagggtgtgatcctgtcgTCCTTTCGGGACTCGAGGCTCAGCCCCATGGCCGTATTACAGTGTACTGTGGACAGCGAGCCACCTGCTGAGCTGGCCCTGTCCCTCAATGGCAAAGTGTTGGCCACCAGCCATGAGGTCCACGGCTTGGCATCGGGGACAGGCTACGTCCAGGTGGCCCGCAATGCCCTGCGGCTGCAGGTGCCAGATGCATCCTCAGGTGACAAGGACACCTACGTGTGCACAGCCCACAACTTCCTGGGCTCAGTCAGCACCACGGGTCAGCTGCAGGCAGAAG GTGTGCGTGTGGTGGCCGAGCCGGGGCTGGACATGCCTGAGGGTGCACCACTGAATCTGAGCTGCCAGCTCCCTGGTGGCCCTGTGCCCACGGGCAACTCCACCTTCACTTGGTTCTGGAATGGCCAGCGGCTAGACGTGGAGCCTGTGGCCACCCTTGCCTTCGCCCACGTGGCTCGTGCCCAAGCTGGGCTGTACCACTGCCAGGCTGAGCTCCCCAGTGGGGCCAGTGTCTCTGCTCCCGTCCTGCTCCGTGTGCTAT ACCCTCCCAAGACGCCCACCATGACGGTCTTTGTGGAGCCTGACAGTGGCATCCAGGGCATCCTGGACTGCCGTGTGGACAGTGAGCCCCTAGCCAGCCTGAGCCTCCACCTCGGCAGTAGGCTGGTGGCCTCTAGCCAGCCCTGGGGTGCTCCTGCAGAGCCACACATCCATGTCACAGCCACTGCCAATGCCCTGAGGGTGGACATGGAGGAGCTGAGGCCCAGTGACCAGGGGGAATATGTGTGTTCTGCCTCCAATGCCCTGGGATCTGCATCCGCTTCTACCTATTTCGGAACCAGAG CCTTGTATCGCCTGAGTCTGTTCCAGAAGCTAGTCTGGTTTCTGGGGCTGCTGGTGGGCCTCCTCTTCCTGTTGTTGGGCCTGGGGGCCTTCTACACCTGGAG GAGGCATTTTCGTAAACTGAACATGGGTGAGAATTTGGTGGAGATGACTTCTCAGAAGGAAACCATGCAG GAGGAGGAGGTCACCAGAATCTCCGATGACTTGGGCCTCGTGAACAAGGCAGCATTGAGTCCCGACTGCCTCTGTGAAAGCAACTCTACATCATCTGACTTTCTATGA
- the SIGLEC1 gene encoding sialoadhesin isoform X2: MDFLLQLLQLVSFISAGLASWGVSSPQDVKGVKGSCLIIPCVFSFPADVKVTNGITAIWYYDYSGNRQVVSHSENPKLVEAQFRGRAQFLGHTEHKMCTLLLKDLRPEDSGSYNFRFEISDTNRWSDVKGTVVTVTETPETPTIASAAELHEGTEAYFNCSTPYACPEEHISLQWQGQDPSRSVTSSFQNLKPTGISHLGTLHMALSWQDHGRTLQCELSVAKQKTQGKIHLQVQYAPKGVEILLSPSGRNILPGDLVILTCQVNSSYPEVSFVQWTKDGTQLQVQGRMLKLSQATLGDAGIYTCQAGNAVGSSVSPPISLHIFMAEVQVSPAGLILENQTVTLTCKLPKEAPSELRYSWYKNHVLLEDAHSHILQLRSATRADTGFYFCEVHNAYGRERSGPVSVVVSYPPLTPDLTAFLETQEGLVGIFHCSVVSEPLATLVLSHNGLVLASTQGEGDHSSRFSVFSTPNSLNLEIRNLGPADSGEYTCSATNSLGNSSSTLGFHAKVAHLLISPAAEVVEGQGVTLSCRSGLSPTPDIRFSWYRNGALLHQGPHSSLQLTAASSTDAGSYHCQAEDGHTASGPSSPAILTVLYAPRQPTFTAQLDPNASGVGARRQGLLLCRVDSNPPAQLRLLHRDHVVASSLPLGCGGCSQRLKVTRAPNLLRLEIGEPVLEDEGVYLCEASNALGNTSASANFDAQATTLVITPSHTLPEGTGANLTCSVSREASGPANFSWFRNGALWTQGPLETVTLLPVARTDAAVYACRILTEAETQLSTPVVLSVLYPPDPPKLSALLDVGQGHMVVFICTVDSRPLAQLALFHEERLLATSLGPLLSLRGRLQVKVSANFLQLEVRDLSLGDSGSYRCEATNVLGSTNTSLFFQVREAWVQVSPSPELREGQAVVLSCQVPPGVLEGTSYLWYQDGQPLPESNSATLRFAAITLSQAGAYHCRAQAPGSATMSLAAPVSLHVSYAPRQATLTTLMDTGPRRLGLLLCRVKSDPPAHLRLLHGHHLMASTLQGVGELASSSPRLQVTVARNTLRLEIHDVVLEDEGVYTCQANNTLGQASASATFDAQAVSVHVWPKAIVQEGQLVNLTCLVWTTNLTQPTYTWYRDGQQRPGALSILLPNVTVMDAASYRCGVVRPGQAPHLSRPVTLDVLYAPRSLRLTYLLESRGGRLAQVLCTVDSRPPAQLALSHAGRLLASSTTASVPNTLRLELWEPGPRDEGLYSCSAHSPLGQANTSLDLQLEGVQVTLAPSAAVPEGTPITVTCEDPVARPPCLYTWYHNSRWLQEGPAASLSFPAATRAHAGAYSCQVQDAQGTRSSRPIALQVHYAPQGVILSSFRDSRLSPMAVLQCTVDSEPPAELALSLNGKVLATSHEVHGLASGTGYVQVARNALRLQVPDASSGDKDTYVCTAHNFLGSVSTTGQLQAEGVRVVAEPGLDMPEGAPLNLSCQLPGGPVPTGNSTFTWFWNGQRLDVEPVATLAFAHVARAQAGLYHCQAELPSGASVSAPVLLRVLYPPKTPTMTVFVEPDSGIQGILDCRVDSEPLASLSLHLGSRLVASSQPWGAPAEPHIHVTATANALRVDMEELRPSDQGEYVCSASNALGSASASTYFGTRALYRLSLFQKLVWFLGLLVGLLFLLLGLGAFYTWRRHFRKLNMGENLVEMTSQKETMRRRSPESPMTWAS, translated from the exons ATGGACTTCCTGCTCCAGCTTCTCCAGTTGGTCTCATTTATCTCGGCAG GCCTGGCCTCATGGGGTGTCTCCAGTCCCCAGGATGTGAAGGGCGTGAAGGGGTCCTGCCTCATCATCCCCTGTGTCTTCAGTTTCCCGGCTGACGTGAAAGTGACCAATGGCATCACAGCCATCTGGTACTACGACTACTCGGGCAACCGGCAGGTGGTGAGCCATTCGGAGAACCCCAAGCTGGTGGAGGCACAGTTTCGTGGCCGTGCCCAGTTCCTGGGGCACACGGAGCACAAGATGTGTACCCTGCTGCTGAAGGACCTGCGGCCTGAGGATTCGGGCTCCTACAACTTCCGTTTTGAGATCAGTGACACCAACCGCTGGTCTGATGTTAAAGGCACTGTGGTCACTGTGACAG AGACGCCCGAGACACCCACCATTGCCTCGGCGGCAGAGCTTCATGAAGGCACAGAGGCCTACTTCAACTGCTCCACTCCCTACGCCTGCCCGGAGGAGCACATCAGCCTGCAGTGGCAAGGCCAGGACCCCTCACGCTCGGTCACCTCCAGCTTCCAGAATCTCAAGCCCACAGGCATCAGCCACCTGGGGACCCTCCATATGGCCCTGTCCTGGCAGGACCACGGCCGGACCCTACAGTGCGAACTCTCAGTGGCCAAGCAGAAGACTCAGGGCAAGATTCACCTCCAAGTGCAGT ATGCCCCTAAGGGCGTGGAGATCCTTCTCAGCCCCTCAGGGCGGAACATCCTTCCAGGCGATCTGGTCATACTCACCTGCCAGGTGAACAGCAGCTACCCTGAGGTCAGTTTTGTGCAGTGGACCAAGGATGGGACGCAGCTCCAAGTCCAGGGTCGTATGCTGAAGTTGTCCCAGGCAACCCTGGGCGATGCTGGTATCTACACCTGCCAAGCTGGAAATGCCGTGGGCTCCTCAGTCTCACCCCCCATCAGCCTCCACATCTTCA TGGCTGAGGTCCAAGTGAGCCCAGCAGGCCTTATCCTAGAGAACCAGACAGTGACATTGACCTGCAAATTGCCCAAAGAAGCACCCAGCGAGCTGCGCTATAGCTGGTACAAGAACCACGTCTTGCTGGAGGATGCCCACAGCCACATTCTGCAGCTGCGCTCAGCCACCAGGGCCGATACTGGCTTCTACTTCTGTGAGGTGCATAATGCCTATGGCAGAGAGCGCTCCGGCCCTGTCAGTGTGGTGGTCAGCT ACCCACCCCTTACCCCGGATCTAACTGCcttcctggagacacaggagggGCTAGTTGGCATCTTTCATTGCTCGGTGGTCAGCGAGCCCCTCGCCACCCTGGTGCTGTCACACAATGGCCTTGTCCTGGCCTCCACCCAAGGGGAGGGTGACCACAGCTCACGCTTCAGTGTCTTCTCCACCCCTAACTCCCTGAATCTGGAGATCCGAAACCTGGGGCCAGCTGACAGTGGGGAATATACATGCTCCGCCACCAACTCCCTTGGGAATTCATCCTCTACCCTGGGCTTCCATGCTAAAG TGGCCCACCTTCTCATCAGCCCTGCAGCAGAGGTGGTAGAAGGACAAGGAGTGACACTGAGCTGCAGGAGTGGTCTCAGCCCGACGCCTGACATCCGCTTCTCTTGGTACCGGAACGGAGCTCTGCTTCACCAGGGGCCCCACAGCAGCCTTCAGCTCACGGCGGCCTCCAGCACCGATGCCGGCTCTTACCATTGTCAGGCCGAGGATGGCCACACTGCCAGCGGCCCCTCCTCACCTGCCATCCTCACCGTGCTCT ATGCCCCACGCCAGCCCACGTTCACTGCTCAGCTGGACCCCAATGCCTCAGGAGTTGGGGCTAGACGTCAAGGGCTACTCTTGTGCCGTGTGGACAGCAACCCCCCAGCCCAGCTGCGGCTACTCCACAGGGACCACGTTGTGGCCTCTTCCCTGCCATTGGGCTGTGGGGGCTGTTCCCAGCGGCTAAAGGTTACCAGAGCCCCCAACCTGCTGCGTCTGGAAATTGGTGAGCCGGTGCTGGAGGATGAGGGTGTGTACCTGTGTGAGGCCAGCAATGCCCTGGGCAACACCTCTGCCTCTGCAAACTTCGATGCCCAGG CCACCACCCTGGTCATCACGCCATCACACACGCTGCCGGAGGGCACTGGAGCCAACCTGACTTGTAGTGTGAGCCGGGAAGCCAGTGGCCCTGCCAACTTCTCCTGGTTCCGGAATGGGGCCCTGTGGACCCAGGGCCCCCTGGAGACTGTGACGCTGCTGCCTGTGGCCAGAACAGATGCTGCCGTCTACGCCTGCCGCATCCTCACAGAGGCTGAGACCCAGCTCTCCACCCCGGTGGTCCTGAGTGTGCTCT ATCCCCCTGACCCTCCAAAGCTGTCAGCCCTCCTGGACGTGGGCCAGGGTCACATGGTAGTGTTCATCTGCACTGTGGACAGTCGCCCTCTGGCCCAGCTGGCCCTGTTCCATGAGGAGCGCCTCCTGGCCACCAGCCTGGGGCCCCTGCTCTCCCTCCGTGGCCGCCTCCAGGTCAAAGTCTCAGCCAACTTCCTGCAGCTAGAAGTCCGAGACTTGAGCCTTGGGGACTCTGGAAGCTACCGCTGTGAGGCCACAAATGTCCTTGGATCCACCAAcacctctctcttctttcaggtCCGAG AAGCCTGGGTCCAGGTGTCCCCATCACCTGAGCTCCGGGAGGGCCAGGCTGTGGTCTTGAgctgccaggtgcccccaggggtCCTGGAGGGGACTTCATACCTCTGGTATCAGGATGGCCAACCCCTCCCAGAGTCGAACTCGGCCACACTACGCTTTGCAGCCATTACTTTGAGCCAGGCTGGGGCCTACCATTGCCgagcccaggctccaggctcagccacCATGAGCCTGGCCGCTCCTGTCAGCCTCCACGTGTCCT ATGCCCCTCGCCAGGCCACGCTTACCACCCTGATGGACACAGGCCCCAGGCGACTGGGCCTCCTCCTGTGCCGTGTGAAGAGTGACCCTCCAGCTCACCTACGACTGCTCCACGGGCACCACCTCATGGCCTCCACCCTACAAGGTGTGGGGGAGCTTGCAAGTAGCTCTCCCCGGCTGCAGGTGACTGTGGCCCGCAACACACTTCGCTTGGAGATCCATGATGTAGTGTTGGAGGATGAGGGCGTCTACACCTGCCAGGCCAACAATACCTTGGGCCAGGCCTCAGCCTCTGCCACCTTCGATGCCCAGG ctgtgagtgtgcatgtgtggccCAAGGCCATCGTGCAGGAGGGGCAGCTGGTGAACCTGACCTGCCTTGTGTGGACCACCAACCTGACCCAGCCCACCTACACCTGGTACCGTGATGGGCAGCAGCGCCCAGGTGCCCTCTCCATCCTTCTGCCCAATGTCACAGTCATGGATGCTGCCTCCTACCGCTGTGGTGTGGTGAGGCCTGGCCAGGCACCCCACCTCTCCAGACCTGTCACTCTGGATGTCCTCT ATGCACCCCGCAGCCTGCGCCTCACCTACCTCCTAGAGAGCCGTGGTGGACGGCTGGCCCAGGTACTGTGCACTGTGGACAGCCGCCCACCTGCTCAGCTGGCCCTCAGCCATGCTGGCCGCCTCCTGGCCTCCTCGACCACGGCTTCTGTCCCCAACACCCTGCGCCTGGAGTTGTGGGAGCCTGGGCCCCGTGACGAGGGTCTCTACAGCTGCTCTGCCCACAGTCCACTGGGCCAGGCCAATACATCCCTGGATCTGCAGCTAGAGG GTGTGCAGGTGACCCTGGCTCCATCAGCCGCTGTGCCCGAGGGAACCCCCATCACGGTGACCTGTGAAGACCCTGTTGCCCGCCCGCCCTGTCTCTACACCTGGTACCACAACAGCCGCTGGCTGCAGGAGGGGCCAGCCGCCTCTCTCTCGTTCCCGGCAGCCACACGGGCTCACGCAGGTGCCTACTCCTGCCAGGTCCAGGATGCTCAGGGCACTCGCAGCTCCCGGCCCATAGCCCTGCAAGTCCACT atgcccctcagggtgtgatcctgtcgTCCTTTCGGGACTCGAGGCTCAGCCCCATGGCCGTATTACAGTGTACTGTGGACAGCGAGCCACCTGCTGAGCTGGCCCTGTCCCTCAATGGCAAAGTGTTGGCCACCAGCCATGAGGTCCACGGCTTGGCATCGGGGACAGGCTACGTCCAGGTGGCCCGCAATGCCCTGCGGCTGCAGGTGCCAGATGCATCCTCAGGTGACAAGGACACCTACGTGTGCACAGCCCACAACTTCCTGGGCTCAGTCAGCACCACGGGTCAGCTGCAGGCAGAAG GTGTGCGTGTGGTGGCCGAGCCGGGGCTGGACATGCCTGAGGGTGCACCACTGAATCTGAGCTGCCAGCTCCCTGGTGGCCCTGTGCCCACGGGCAACTCCACCTTCACTTGGTTCTGGAATGGCCAGCGGCTAGACGTGGAGCCTGTGGCCACCCTTGCCTTCGCCCACGTGGCTCGTGCCCAAGCTGGGCTGTACCACTGCCAGGCTGAGCTCCCCAGTGGGGCCAGTGTCTCTGCTCCCGTCCTGCTCCGTGTGCTAT ACCCTCCCAAGACGCCCACCATGACGGTCTTTGTGGAGCCTGACAGTGGCATCCAGGGCATCCTGGACTGCCGTGTGGACAGTGAGCCCCTAGCCAGCCTGAGCCTCCACCTCGGCAGTAGGCTGGTGGCCTCTAGCCAGCCCTGGGGTGCTCCTGCAGAGCCACACATCCATGTCACAGCCACTGCCAATGCCCTGAGGGTGGACATGGAGGAGCTGAGGCCCAGTGACCAGGGGGAATATGTGTGTTCTGCCTCCAATGCCCTGGGATCTGCATCCGCTTCTACCTATTTCGGAACCAGAG CCTTGTATCGCCTGAGTCTGTTCCAGAAGCTAGTCTGGTTTCTGGGGCTGCTGGTGGGCCTCCTCTTCCTGTTGTTGGGCCTGGGGGCCTTCTACACCTGGAG GAGGCATTTTCGTAAACTGAACATGGGTGAGAATTTGGTGGAGATGACTTCTCAGAAGGAAACCAT GAGGAGGAGGTCACCAGAATCTCCGATGACTTGGGCCTCGTGA